From Brassica oleracea var. oleracea cultivar TO1000 chromosome C3, BOL, whole genome shotgun sequence, a single genomic window includes:
- the LOC106335215 gene encoding uncharacterized protein LOC106335215 gives MCSSNRVIRFAMDSGSVNSSSVTSPGSSLNDEPHRVKFLCSFLGSILPRPQDGKLRYVGGETRIVSVARDVRYEELMSKMRELYEDAAVLKYQQPDEDLDALVSVVNDDDVVNMMEEYDKLGSGDGFTRLRIFLFSSPEMDGSSGYDDQRESERRYVDALNNLVEGTDFRKVQQYPDSPRFNLNNDDFSMVEPFNQLAIESGGGGSQRGNEIPVAQYNNLHQLRIPRVGSGQMIATRYGDVEGTWSPYYSPRHHGHFQEFPSSPSSARYRMPYGEVLDKGFDRMPEDYARPGHHPLYEHQGQVPDNVVWVPAGATPLESKGGFPGNVLHGGPSGYEGGNICESCRVPFHKNHQPFEQPNGFQPVPSAHCAQCPPNREAFMLNADPKPPTPHGAYANETFGHERGWIGQQQVNPNPNPPRIDEGRPLLSNVGRPSDHYTLDGPGMNYPFGHRPGPEISNEGFHDKPLGGIPLNPSNPSAEERGFHYGNNLYAPGPESVHSASHSHIYPQQNIWQNVPNHISGAPGLPMQQVNGTANQTVIRNPMDSASRYSIGVENQSVLVGSPQNISGFDAMSSPGQPYYPNPHFQDRAFPLDPNWVPSENQAVRNEYLQGFKPLSGPMLQTNLDGAPIMQTPDCVEVVRPVESKVAQGGEHINCVDTGVSDGVPCLDKHQPLAEGKNDMAEVSPSAAAPPEGAELSVERLSFLPELMESVKRAALEGAAEVKAHPEEANDPVRPELVENESEHVNAQVEHEDSDSDNPNNFKIEPTKAEAEALSRGLQTIRNDDLEEIRELGSGTYGSVYHGKWKGSDVAIKRIKASCFAGKPSERERLIEDFWKEALLLSSLHHPNVVSFYGIVRDGPDGSLATVAEFMVNGSLKQFLQKKDRTIDRRKRLIIAMDTAFGMEYLHGKNIVHFDLKCENLLVNMRDPQRPVCKIGDLGLSKVKQKTLVSGGVRGTLPWMAPELLSGKSNMVSEKIDVYSFGIVMWELLTGEEPYADMHCASIIGGIVNNTLRPKIPQWCDPEWKGLMESCWASEPTERPSFADISQKLRNMAAAMNLK, from the exons ATGTGCAGCAGTAATCGAGTAATCAGATTCGCTATGGATTCCGGTTCCGTGAACTCATCTTCCGTCACTAGTCCAGGCTCCAGCTTGAACGACGAGCCGCACCGAGTCAAGTTCCTCTGCAGCTTCCTAGGCAGTATACTGCCTCGTCCTCAGGACGGGAAGCTGAGGTACGTGGGCGGGGAGACGAGGATCGTGAGCGTGGCGAGGGACGTTAGGTACGAGGAGCTGATGAGCAAGATGAGGGAGCTTTACGAGGACGCGGCGGTTTTGAAGTACCAGCAGCCTGATGAGGATCTCGATGCTTTGGTTTCCGTTGTGAATGACGATGACGTGGTGAATATGATGGAGGAGTATGATAAGTTAGGCTCCGGGGATGGGTTCACTAGGCTGAGGATCTTTCTGTTTTCGTCTCCTGAGATGGATGGTTCCTCGGGGTATGATGATCAGAGGGAGTCTGAGAGGAGATACGTTGATGCTCTTAATAATCTGGTTGAAGGGACGGATTTTAGGAAGGTGCAGCAGTATCCTGACTCGCCTCGGTTCAATCTGAATAATGACGATTTTTCGATGGTGGAACCTTTTAATCAGCTGGCTATTGAGAGTGGAGGTGGTGGAAGTCAGAGGGGTAACGAGATACCTGTTGCTCAGTATAATAATCTTCACCAGCTCAGGATCCCTCGTGTGGGTTCCGGGCAGATGATTGCAACGAGGTATGGTGATGTAGAAGGCACATGGAGTCCTTACTATTCTCCTCGGCATCATGGTCATTTTCAGGAGTTTCCGTCTTCGCCTTCCTCTGCTCGTTACCGGATGCCGTATGGGGAAGTTCTTGATAAGGGGTTTGATAGAATGCCTGAGGATTACGCGAGGCCAGGTCATCATCCTTTATATGAGCACCAGGGACAGGTTCCTGATAACGTGGTGTGGGTCCCGGCTGGAGCTACGCCGCTTGAGAGTAAAGGAGGTTTTCCTGGGAATGTTCTTCACGGTGGTCCAAGTGGCTATGAAGGGGGTAATATATGCGAGAGCTGTCGTGTACCGTTTCATAAGAACCATCAGCCGTTTGAGCAGCCTAATGGATTTCAACCGGTTCCTTCTGCTCATTGTGCACAGTGTCCGCCCAACAGGGAAGCTTTTATGCTTAACGCAGACCCAAAGCCTCCTACTCCTCATGGGGCTTATGCAAATGAGACTTTCGGGCATGAAAGAGGATGGATAGGTCAACAACAGGTGAATCCTAATCCTAATCCTCCACGTATTGATGAAGGGAGGCCACTTTTATCTAATGTTGGAAGACCAAGTGATCATTACACTCTTGATGGTCCTGGGATGAATTATCCTTTTGGCCACCGACCTGGACCCGAAATTTCCAATGAAGGGTTTCACGATAAACCTCTTGGTGGCATTCCCTTGAACCCGTCCAACCCTTCTGCTGAGGAACGTGGGTTTCACTATGGGAATAATCTGTATGCTCCAGGACCTGAAAGTGTTCACTCAGCAAGTCATAGCCACATCTACCCGCAGCAAAATATTTGGCAGAACGTTCCAAACCATATAAGTGGTGCTCCAGGCTTGCCTATGCAGCAAGTCAATGGCACAGCCAATCAAACTGTTATCAGGAATCCGATGGACAGTGCTTCTAGATATTCTATTGGAGTGGAGAATCAAAGTGTTTTAGTCGGTTCTCCACAAAACATTTCAGGATTTGATGCAATGTCTTCTCCTGGCCAGCCTTACTACCCAAATCCTCATTTTCAAGATAGAGCTTTCCCTTTAGACCCAAATTGGGTGCCTTCTGAGAACCAGGCTGTGCGTAACGAATATCTGCAGGGGTTTAAGCCTTTGTCAGGGCCCATGCTACAGACAAACCTCGATGGTGCACCAATTATGCAGACACCAGATTGTGTTGAAGTGGTGAGGCCCGTGGAAAGCAAGGTTGCTCAGGGAGGTGAACACATTAACTGTGTTGATACTGGTGTTTCAGACGGTGTTCCTTGCCTAGATAAACATCAACCCTTAGCTGAAGGAAAGAATGATATGGCAGAAGTTAGTCCTTCTGCTGCTGCTCCTCCTGAAGGGGCGGAGCTATCAGTCGAGCGTTTGAGTTTCTTGCCCGAGTTAATGGAATCTGTGAAGAGGGCGGCACTTGAAGGAGCTGCTGAGGTGAAAGCTCATCCAGAAGAAGCGAATGACCCTGTGAGGCCAGAATTGGTGGAAAACGAATCAGAGCATGTG AATGCTCAAGTCGAACATGAGGACTCTGATAGCGACAATCCAAACAATTTTAAGATTGAGCCAACAAAGGCGGAGGCTGAAGCTCTATCTAGGGGACTTCAG ACTATAAGAAACGATGATCTGGAGGAGATTCGAGAGTTAGGTTCTGGAACATATGGATCTGTTTACCATGGCAAATGGAAAGGCTCAGATGTTGCAATAAAGAGAATAAAAGCAAGTTGTTTTGCAGGAAAACCTTCTGAAAGGGAACGTTTG ATAGAAGATTTTTGGAAAGAAGCTCTGTTACTGAGCTCATTGCATCACCCGAACGTTGTGTCTTTCTATGGGATAGTTCGTGATGGTCCTGATGGTTCTCTAGCAACTGTTGCTGAGTTCATGGTTAACGGATCTTTGAAACAGTTCTTGCAGAAGAAAGACAG AACTATTGATCGTCGCAAAAGACTCATCATAGCCATGGATACTGCTTTTGGGATGGAGTATTTGCACGGAAAGAACATAGTTCATTTCGATTTGAAGTGCGAGAATCTTCTAGTGAACATGAGAGATCCTCAGCGTCCTGTGTGCAAG ATCGGTGATTTGGGTTTATCTAAGGTGAAACAGAAGACTTTAGTGTCTGGAGGTGTTCGCGGAACATTGCCATGGATGGCACCGGAGCTCTTGAGTGGCAAAAGCAACATGGTCTCTGAAAAG ATCGATGTTTACTCGTTTGGGATTGTAATGTGGGAATTGCTCACTGGTGAAGAGCCTTACGCAGATATGCACTGTGCTTCTATAATAG GAGGAATAGTGAATAATACATTGCGTCCGAAGATCCCACAGTGGTGTGATCCAGAGTGGAAAGGATTGATGGAAAGTTGTTGGGCATCTGAGCCAACAGAGAGACCATCCTTTGCTGATATATCGCAGAAGCTCAGGAATATGGCTGCTGCTATGAATTTGAAATAA